One segment of Ipomoea triloba cultivar NCNSP0323 chromosome 12, ASM357664v1 DNA contains the following:
- the LOC115999735 gene encoding V-type proton ATPase subunit E-like, translated as MNDADVSKQIQQMVRFIRQEAEEKANEISVSAEEEFNIEKLQLVEAEKKKIRQEYERKEKQVEVRKKIEYSMQLNSSRIKVLQAQDDLVNSMKDAASKELLHVSHDHHSYKKLLHDLIVQSLLKLKEPSVLLRCRKDDVHLVEHVLDSAKEEYAAKERVHPPEIIIDHIHLPPAPSHHNAHGLFCSGGVVLASRDGKIVCENTLDARLEVLFRKKLPEIRKLLFGQVVA; from the exons ATGAACGACGCAGATGTATCCAAGCAGATCCAGCAGATGGTCCGGTTTATCCGCCAGGAAGCGGAGGAAAAGGCCAATGAGATTTCTGTCTCCGCCGAAGAA GAATTCAACATTGAGAAGCTGCAACTAGTGGAagcagagaagaagaagatcagacAAGAGTATGAGCGCAAAGAGAAGCAAGTCGAAGTTCGTAAGAAAAT TGAGTACTCCATGCAGCTAAATAGTTCACGCATCAAAGTTCTTCAAGCTCAAGATGACTTGGTTAACTCTATGAAAGATGCGGCATCAAAGGAGCTCTTGCATGTGAGCCATGACCACCACAGCTATAAGAAACTTTTGCATGATCTTATTGTTCAG AGTTTGCTCAAGCTCAAAGAGCCTTCTGTTTTACTGCGCTGTCGGAAAGATGACGTGCACCTGGTGGAACATGTCTTGGACTCTGCAAAGGAAGAATATGCAGCAAAGGAAAGGGTTCACCCACCTGAGATCATAATTGACCACATCCACCTTCCACCTGCTCCTTCCCATCATAATGCACATGGTCTTTTCTG CTCTGGAGGAGTGGTCTTGGCCTCTCGAGATGGAAAAATTGTGTGTGAAAACACTCTAGATGCAAGATTGGAAGTTCTGTTCCGTAAAAAACTTCCAGAG ATCCGCAAGTTGCTATTTGGTCAGGTTGTAGCCTAA
- the LOC115998053 gene encoding V-type proton ATPase subunit E-like, whose amino-acid sequence MNDADVSKQIQQMVRFIRQEAEEKANEISVSAEEEFNIEKLQLVEAEKKKIRQEYERKEKQVDVRKKIEYSMQLNSSRIKVLQAQDDLVNSMKDAASKELLHVSHDHHNYKKLLHDLIVQSLLKLKEPSVLLRCRKDDVHLVEHVLHSAKEEYAAKESVHPPEIIIDHIHLPPAPSHHNAHGLFCSGGVVLASRDGKIVCENTLDARLEVLFRKKLPEIRKLLFGQVAA is encoded by the exons ATGAATGATGCAGATGTATCCAAGCAGATCCAGCAGATGGTCCGATTTATCCGCCAGGAAGCGGAGGAAAAGGCCAATGAGATCTCTGTCTCCGCCGAAGAA GAATTCAACATTGAGAAGCTGCAACTAGTGGAagcagagaagaagaagatcagacAAGAGTATGAACGCAAAGAGAAGCAAGTTGATGTTCGTAAGAAaat TGAATACTCCATGCAGCTAAATAGTTCACGGATCAAGGTTCTTCAAGCTCAAGATGACTTGGTTAACTCTATGAAAGATGCCGCATCAAAGGAACTCTTGCACGTGAGCCATGATCATCACAACTATAAGAAACTTCTACATGATCTTATTGTTCAG AGTTTGCTAAAGCTCAAAGAGCCTTCTGTTTTACTGCGCTGTCGGAAAGATGATGTGCACCTGGTGGAACATGTCTTGCACTCTGCCAAGGAAGAATATGCAGCAAAGGAAAGTGTTCACCCACCTGAGATCATAATTGACCACATCCACCTTCCACCTGCTCCTTCCCATCATAATGCACATGGTCTTTTCTG CTCTGGAGGAGTGGTTTTGGCCTCTCGAGATGGAAAAATTGTGTGTGAAAACACTCTAGATGCAAGATTGGAAGTTCTGTTCCGTAAAAAACTTCCAGAG ATCCGCAAGCTGTTATTTGGTCAGGTTGCAGCCTGA
- the LOC115999109 gene encoding 6-phosphogluconate dehydrogenase, decarboxylating 3, chloroplastic-like, whose product MEVAAAQALSRIGLAGLAVMGQNLALNVAEKGFPISVYNRTTSKVDETVERAKREGQLPLVGQYNPRDFVLSIQRPRSVIILVKAGAPVDQTIAALAEHMEPGDTIIDGGNEWYENTERRISEASSKGLLYLGMGVSGGEDGARNGPSLMPGGSHQAYLNVQDILNKVAAQVEDGPCVTYIGEGGSGNFVKMVHNGIEYGDMQLISEAYDVLKNVGGLSNSELADIFADWNRGELESFLIEITADIFNVKDEETGNGELVDKILDKTGMKGTGKWTVQQAAELSIAAPTIAASLDSRYMSGLKGEREEAAEIFRKEGLKEDLSFINGSGVDKKRLIDDVRQALYASKICSYAQGMNLLRAKSVEKGWNLNLGELARIWKGGCIIRAVFLDRIKKAYQRNSGLANLLVDPEFAREMVQRQAAWRRVVGLAIQHGISVPGMSASLQYFDTYRRSRLPANLVQAQRDYFGAHTYERTDRPGAFHTEWSKLARKARV is encoded by the coding sequence ATGGAAGTCGCTGCTGCTCAAGCTCTGTCCCGGATAGGACTCGCGGGTCTGGCCGTGATGGGTCAGAACTTGGCCTTGAACGTGGCGGAGAAAGGGTTCCCTATTTCGGTGTACAACAGGACGACTTCCAAGGTGGACGAAACGGTGGAGCGGGCCAAGAGAGAAGGCCAGCTTCCTTTAGTTGGGCAGTACAATCCCCGCGATTTCGTTCTGTCTATTCAGCGCCCTAGATCTGTTATCATCCTCGTCAAGGCCGGCGCTCCCGTCGACCAAACCATCGCCGCCTTGGCGGAGCACATGGAGCCCGGCGACACCATCATCGACGGCGGCAACGAGTGGTACGAGAACACCGAGCGCCGCATCTCCGAGGCCTCTTCGAAGGGGCTCCTGTATCTCGGCATGGGGGTTTCCGGCGGCGAGGATGGAGCGAGAAACGGCCCTTCCCTCATGCCCGGCGGGTCCCACCAGGCCTACCTCAACGTCCAGGATATCCTCAACAAGGTCGCCGCGCAGGTGGAGGACGGCCCTTGCGTAACCTACATCGGCGAGGGCGGGTCGGGTAATTTCGTCAAAATGGTCCACAATGGGATCGAGTACGGCGATATGCAGCTCATATCCGAGGCCTATGATGTCTTGAAGAACGTCGGCGGGCTAAGCAACTCCGAATTAGCAGACATTTTCGCAGACTGGAACAGGGGAGAGCTCGAGAGCTTCTTAATCGAGATCACCGCCGACATTTTCAATGTAAAAGATGAAGAAACTGGAAACGGAGAGCTGGTGGATAAGATTCTGGATAAAACCGGAATGAAAGGGACCGGGAAATGGACGGTCCAGCAAGCTGCGGAGCTCTCCATTGCTGCCCCAACCATAGCCGCCTCTCTGGACAGCCGATATATGAGTGGCTTAAAGGGAGAGCGAGAGGAGGCGGCCGAAATTTTCAGGAAAGAAGGGCTAAAAGAGGATTTGAGTTTCATCAATGGCAGTGGGGTTGATAAGAAGAGACTAATTGATGATGTTAGGCAGGCATTGTACGCCTCCAAGATTTGTAGTTATGCTCAGGGAATGAATTTGCTGAGAGCAAAGAGCGTCGAGAAGGGATGGAATTTGAACTTGGGCGAGCTAGCTAGGATTTGGAAAGGCGGTTGTATCATTAGGGCTGTGTTCTTGGACAGGATCAAGAAGGCGTACCAGAGGAATTCCGGGTTGGCAAACCTATTGGTCGACCCCGAGTTCGCCAGGGAAATGGTGCAGAGGCAGGCAGCATGGAGGAGAGTGGTGGGACTGGCTATCCAGCACGGGATCAGCGTGCCCGGGATGTCAGCAAGCTTGCAGTATTTTGACACGTACAGGCGTTCGAGGCTTCCTGCCAACCTCGTCCAGGCTCAGAGGGACTATTTCGGGGCTCACACTTATGAGAGGACTGATCGCCCGGGAGCATTCCATACTGAGTGGTCGAAGCTTGCTCGTAAGGCTAGGGTTTAA
- the LOC115999765 gene encoding BTB/POZ domain-containing protein POB1-like, with amino-acid sequence MKNQNSELFDQRTIMDFDFSPSSHRGSASDFNFAFAFNDSNFSDRTLRLEILPDLPDSKSGGESFSSVVDWARKRKRRREEINKDNPVDELMRREEQASNCNVLDTEDGPVYDEEAVAMVEETPSRIGIMINHPVAEATEGNDPSLNTNSSTVLHVKTIHISSPILAAKSPFFYKLFSNGMSESDQRHITLRIHASEEAALMDLLSFMYSNTLSTATPSGLLDVLMAADKFEVASCMRYCSRVLQALPMTCESALLYLELPSSVLMAAAVQSLTDAAKKFLAGRFKDITKHQEEVMNLPLPGIEAVLSSDSLQITSEDAVYDFLLKWARIHHPNLVDRREILSSRIYRLIRFPFMSCRKLKKVLNCTEFYPDLISKLVLEALFFKASYRQRSLAVDEANVTYHRFLERAYKYRPVKVLEFQSPCQQCIVYLDLKREECSNLFPAGRVYSQAFHLGGQGFFLSAHCNATQSLDVLLHDHAFKALVNNHTRPRTGALYDATLPASLAGMKLSVVRLRSRTLWRKGANFSHFHIPPKTLPIPYVHRLIIVYHDLGNWSSVYFNVSGYSMMSPVVGFMAYDSDFIFRNFSRLEFNMTREPISVQFKGLNAGIHERTKCAIFNGRGEVSLSSIEGLNICYTRGPGHFSIVVPYKKKRRMKEWSFWMIGFGFGIVGLAMAGLVGKFCIEILKGKRMWEMEKEADEGESMDTIWIDKSRMPRATTTRTYPVLENPTF; translated from the exons ATGAAAAATCAAAACTCGGAACTGTTTGATCAGCGGACGATAATGGACTTCGATTTTTCTCCCTCCAGTCACCGTGGGTCGGCTTCCGACTTCAACTTCGCTTTCGCCTTCAACGACAGCAATTTCTCCGACCGGACCCTGAGGCTTGAGATTCTGCCCGACTTGCCCGACTCCAAAAGTGGCGGTGAGAGCTTTAGCAGCGTGGTGGATTGGGCGCGCAAACGCAAGCGGCGCAGAGAGGAAATCAATAAGGATAATC CTGTGGATGAGCTTATGCGTCGTGAAGAGCAGGCTTCGAACTGTAATGTGCTGGATACTGAAGATGGCCCTGTCTATGATGAGGAAGCTGTGGCAATGGTTGAGGAAACACCATCAAGGATTGGAATCATGATAAATCACCCGG TTGCTGAAGCTACTGAGGGCAATGATCCATCCTTGAACACAAACAGCTCAACTGTCCTTCATGTTAAAACAATACACATCAGTTCTCCAATCTTGGCAGCAAAAAGTCCCTTTTTTTACAAG TTATTCTCGAATGGTATGTCAGAGTCCGATCAACGGCATATAACTCTACGTATCCATGCCTCTG AAGAAGCTGCCCTCATGGATCTCCTGAGTTTTATGTATAGCAATACTTTATCAACAGCCACTCCTTCGGGCTTGCTTGATGTGCTGATGGCTGCTGATAAATTTGAGGTTGCGTCCTGCATGAGATATTGTAGTCGAGTATTGCAAGCTCTACCCATGACATGTGAATCCGCTTTGCTCTATTTGGAACTCCCTTCTAGCGTTTTAATGGCTGCTGCTGTTCAATCTTTGACTGATGCTGCCAAGAAGTTTCTTGCTGGGCGTTTCAAAGATATAACCAA GCACCAAGAAGAGGTGATGAACTTGCCTCTTCCGGGAATTGAGGCAGTTCTGTCCAGTGATAGCCTTCAGATCACTTCTGAGGATGctgtttatgattttttgttgaAGTGGGCTCGAATCCATCATCCAAATTTAGTGGACCGACGAGAAATTCTGAGCTCACGAATTTATCGCCTCATTCGTTTCCCCTTCATGTCGTGCAGAAAGCTGAAAAAGGTCCTAAATTGCACCGAATTTTATCCTGACCTCATATCCAAGCTTGTACTTGAGGCTCTCTTCTTCAAAGCATCGTATCGGCAGCGCTCCCTGGCTGTTGACGAGGCTAATGTTACGTATCATCGCTTTTTGGAGCGGGCGTACAAGTACAGGCCAGTTAAAGTTCTTGAGTTTCAATCACCCTGTCAGCAGTGCATCGTTTACCTAGATTTAAAACGAGAGGAATGCTCGAATCTCTTTCCTGCTGGTAGAGTGTATTCACAGGCTTTCCATTTAGGCGGGCAGGGCTTCTTCCTCTCGGCTCACTGCAAC GCCACTCAATCCCTGGATGTTCTGCTTCACGATCACGCCTTCAAGGCCTTGGTTAATAATCATACCCGCCCTCGTACCGGAGCTCTATACGACGCTACCCTTCCGGCGAGCCTGGCCGGGATGAAGCTCTCGGTGGTGCGGCTGAGAAGCCGGACGTTGTGGAGAAAAGGAGCCAACTTTAGCCATTTTCATATCCCGCCTAAGACTCTTCCCATCCCATACGTTCATAGGCTCATCATTGTCTACCACGATCTCGGCAACTGGTCTTCTGTCTACTTCAACGTCTCGGGCTACTCTATGATGAGTCCCGTGGTCGGTTTCATGGCTTATGATTCTGATTTCATCTTTAGAAACTTTAGCCGGCTCGAATTTAACATGACACGAGAGCCAATATCGGTCCAGTTCAAGGGTTTAAACGCGGGGATCCACGAAAGAACTAAATGTGCGATATTTAATGGTAGAGGAGAAGTTTCTTTGAGCAGTATAGAGGGTCTGAACATTTGCTACACGAGAGGTCCGGGACATTTTTCCATTGTGGTGCCGTataagaagaagaggaggatgaAAGAATGGTCATTTTGGATGATTGGATTCGGGTTTGGAATTGTGGGATTGGCCATGGCCGGACTAGTGGGAAAATTCTGCATTGAAATTTTGAAAGGTAAGAGAATGTGGGAAATGGAGAAAGAAGCAGATGAAGGTGAATCCATGGATACCATTTGGATTGATAAGAGTAGAATGCCTCGTGCAACTACCACTCGAACTTATCCTGTACTAGAGAATCCAACTTTTtga